A single genomic interval of Helianthus annuus cultivar XRQ/B chromosome 13, HanXRQr2.0-SUNRISE, whole genome shotgun sequence harbors:
- the LOC110898167 gene encoding topless-related protein 2-like translates to MSSWKLLLKQSRAHMMFLYICHTCLELQGNPHTVILFLLLMLETSIMIWCKSNMSKTSTNSTNLWREARIIAIAKQEASVFTYFYTQLNYKPKNIVDIDAGDVDNELAQGEYVEVIYKFYKLVEVENNQYSMKIFFEIRKQKYLEALDRNDRAKAVEILCKDLKVFSTFNEELFKEITQLLTLDNFRQNEQLSNYGDTKSAQSIMLVELKKLIEANPLFRGKLAFPVFKARDRGH, encoded by the exons AT GTCATCTTGGAAGTTGCTCCTGAAACAAAGCAGGGCTCACATGATGTTTTTATATATTTGTCATACATGTTTAGA ACTTCAAGGGAATCCGCATACagtgattttatttctacttttgATGCTGGAGACGTCAATAATGATCTGGTGCAAATCGAATATGTCGAAGACATCTACAAACTCTACAAACTTGTGGAG AGAGGCCCGAATCATCGCGATCGCGAAACAAGAAGCCTCAGTCTTCACTTACTTCTACACTCAACTGAACTATAAACCGAAAAACATTGTTGATATTGATGCCGGAGACGTTGATAATGAACTGGCGCAAGGCGAATATGTCGAAGTCATCTACAAATTCTACAAACTTGTAGAG GTTGAAAATAATCAGTACTCGATGAAGATATTCTTTGAAATTAGGAAACAAAAGTACCTGGAAGCCCTTGATAG GAATGACCGAGCAAAAGCTGTTGAAATTCTTTGTAAGGATTTGAAGGTTTTTTCCACCTTTAATGAAGAGCTCTTCAAGGAAATCACCCAGCTACTAACACTTGACAATTTTAG GCAGAATGAGCAACTTTCAAACTACGGGGATACAAAATCAGCTCAAAGCATTATGTTAGTTGAGCTGAAAAAACTTATAGAAGCAAATCCATTGTTTAGAGGGAAGCTTGCTTTTCCAGTTTTTAAAGCTCGCGACAGAGGACATTGA
- the LOC110898169 gene encoding uncharacterized protein LOC110898169, which yields MAEFTAIQRLMPIFTIDEMPLGFDPKYVIGAAVYGGGSCRGLRTADKRKITKLSSYNRNRTARSMKVFASMSGSKSKNMRGKDVDAVVDQEAIYDDLLGDPDYENDDLSCFRGLVLDISYRPINVVCWKRAICLEFMEKADVLEYYDQTVNSVNGSFYIPAVLRVPHLLQVVKRRKIISTLSRKNILARDKFSCQYCSSTTNLTIDHVLPISRGGEWEWENLVAACLSCNSKKGQKTPEEANMKLHKVPKAPKDYDIIAIPLTNTAIKMLQMRKGTPEEWLQYLGGPSP from the exons ATGGCTGAATTCACCGCAATCCAACGCCTGATGCCGATCTTCACTATCGACGAAATGCCGCTAGGTTTTGATCCAAAATACGTCATCGGAGCCGCCGTATACGGCGGCGGAAGTTGCAGAGGACTGAGAACAGCAGATAAACGGAAGATCACGAAGTTAAGCAGTTATAACCGTAATCGTACGGCTCGGAGTATGAAAGTTTTCGCGTCGATGTCTGGAAGTAAGTCGAAGAACATGAGAGGTAAGGATGTTGATGCAGTTGTTGATCAGGAAGCGATTTATGATGATCTGTTGGGAGATCCGGATTATGAGAATGATGATCTGTCGTGTTTTAGAGGTTTAGTGTTGGACATCTCGTATAG GCCTATAAATGTTGTCTGCTGGAAACGTGCGATTTGTTTGGAGTTCATGGAAAAG GCTGATGTTCTTGAATACTACGATCAAACTGTGAACTCTGTTAATGGATCATTCTATATACCTGCGGTTTTAAGG GTTCCACATTTGCTTCAAGTTGTAAAGAGGAGAAAAATCATCAGTACGCTTAGTCGAAAGAATATACTGGCCCGTGACAAGTTTTCTTGCCA GTATTGTTCTTCAACCACAAACTTAACTATTGACCATGTTTTACCTATATCACGTGGTGGCGAATGGGAATGGGAAAATCTG GTTGCTGCTTGTTTAAGTTGCAACTCAAAGAAAGGTCAAAAAACTCCGGAGGAAGCAAACATGAAGCTGCATAAGGTCCCAAAG GCTCCGAAAGACTATGATATAATTGCCATACCCTTAACAAACACTGCGATAAAGATGCTACAAATGAGAAAGGGGACCCCAGAAGAGTGGCTTCAGTATTTGGGAGGGCCATCTCCTTGA